One Choloepus didactylus isolate mChoDid1 chromosome 8, mChoDid1.pri, whole genome shotgun sequence DNA window includes the following coding sequences:
- the GOLT1B gene encoding vesicle transport protein GOT1B, with the protein MISLTDTQKIGMGLTGFGVFFLFFGMILFFDKALLAIGNVLFVAGLAFVIGLERTFRFFFQKHKMKATGFFLGGVFVVLIGWPLIGMIFEIYGFFLLFRGFFPVVVGFIRRVPVLGSLLNLPGIRSFVDKVGESNNMV; encoded by the exons AAATTGGAATGGGATTAACAGGATTTGGAGTGTTTTTCCTGTTCTTTGGAATGATTCTCTTTTTTGACAAAGCACTACTGGCTATTGGAAAT gttttATTTGTGGCTGGCTTGGCTTTTGTTATTGGTTTAGAAAGAACATTCAGATTCTTCTtccaaaaacataaaatgaaagctACAGGATTTTTCCTGGGTGGTGTATTTGTAGTCCTTATTGGTTGGCCTTTGATAGGCATGATCTTTGAAATTTATGGATTCTTTCTCTTGTTCAG gGGTTTCTTTCCTGTGGTAGTTGGCTTTATTAGAAGAGTGCCAGTCCTTGGATCCCTCTTGAATTTACCTGGAATTAGATCA TTTGTAGATAAAGTTGGAGAAAGCAACAATATGGTATAA